From Myxococcales bacterium, the proteins below share one genomic window:
- a CDS encoding adenylosuccinate synthase translates to MPNVLVTGAQWGDEGKGKVVDHLAARATFSVRFGGGANAGHTLVVGGKKIVLHLVPAGILHPGCKGVVGNGCVVDPLGFAKEIDALRGAGVDVSAERLSMSELCHVVTTYQKISDGITGKAIGTTGRGIGPAYADKARRTGVRLGDVLSGAHLPGLEAQRAFYARLHEGEAELPPAKLVAEELSEVVSRLAPHIGDVAEEIAAAIARDEKILFEGAQGALLDIDHGTYPFVTSSTTTAGGASSGTGVYVELHRRVAVCKAYTTRVGNGPFPTELSDETGERIRTVGGEFGATTGRPRRCGWLDLPLLRKASRLNGTTDLAITKLDVLAGFERLRVCTEYRAGTPVYKDFDGFESVEGVTSKDTLPREARSYLDFIERESGSPIALLSLGADRDRTLIFKEILPS, encoded by the coding sequence ATGCCGAACGTTCTCGTCACGGGGGCGCAGTGGGGCGACGAAGGGAAGGGCAAAGTCGTCGACCACCTCGCGGCGCGCGCGACCTTCTCCGTGCGCTTCGGGGGCGGCGCCAACGCGGGTCATACGCTCGTCGTCGGTGGCAAGAAGATCGTCCTCCACCTGGTGCCCGCCGGGATCTTGCACCCGGGGTGCAAGGGCGTCGTCGGCAACGGCTGCGTGGTCGATCCGCTCGGCTTCGCCAAGGAGATCGACGCCCTTCGAGGCGCTGGAGTGGACGTCTCGGCCGAGCGGCTCTCCATGTCGGAGCTGTGCCACGTCGTCACGACGTACCAGAAGATCTCGGATGGGATCACCGGCAAGGCCATCGGCACGACCGGGCGCGGCATCGGCCCGGCCTATGCCGACAAGGCGCGACGCACCGGGGTGCGCCTCGGGGACGTGCTCTCGGGCGCTCACCTTCCTGGCCTCGAAGCTCAGCGCGCGTTCTACGCGAGGCTCCACGAAGGCGAAGCGGAGCTCCCGCCGGCGAAGCTCGTCGCCGAGGAGCTCTCCGAGGTGGTCTCACGGCTCGCTCCCCACATCGGCGACGTCGCCGAGGAGATCGCCGCGGCCATCGCGCGCGACGAAAAGATTCTGTTCGAGGGTGCGCAGGGTGCCCTCCTCGACATCGACCACGGGACATACCCGTTCGTGACGTCGTCGACCACGACGGCGGGCGGCGCGTCGAGCGGGACGGGCGTGTACGTGGAGCTTCATCGACGGGTCGCCGTGTGCAAGGCGTACACGACCCGCGTCGGCAATGGCCCGTTCCCCACGGAGCTCTCCGACGAGACCGGCGAGCGCATCCGGACGGTGGGCGGTGAGTTCGGCGCCACCACGGGCCGCCCACGCCGCTGCGGGTGGCTCGATCTGCCGCTCCTCCGCAAGGCCTCGCGGCTCAACGGCACGACCGACCTCGCCATCACCAAGCTCGACGTGCTCGCCGGCTTCGAGCGGCTCCGGGTGTGCACCGAGTACCGCGCGGGAACCCCCGTCTACAAGGACTTCGACGGTTTCGAAAGCGTCGAAGGGGTGACCTCGAAGGACACGCTGCCGAGAGAGGCGCGCTCCTATCTCGACTTCATCGAGCGCGAGAGCGGGAGCCCGATCGCGCTCCTGTCTCTCGGGGCCGACCGAGACCGAACGTTGATCTTCAAGGAGATCCTCCCGTCATGA
- a CDS encoding phosphoribosylformylglycinamidine cyclo-ligase, with protein MSQRLGDLDRKDVASAKAAEWASKTHRFREGREGACDPELRAHYAQASLVDGARIATTTDGIGTKVEVAERTRVYDTIAFDLVAMVTDDLAAAGATSLVLTNVLDVDRIDPDVVDALMRGLYAACERARIAVSGGEIAELGGRVCGYGDGMHFNWCATAIGHYPPGRSPLTGAALYPGAAIVALASPGFRSNGFSLLRRILEGAHGPSWHEVDALGTTWGARALEPSVIYAPLVSDLLDAGVQLLGAAHVTGGGIPNKLGRILRRTTYGARLDDLFDPPESAVLAQRLGAASDAEVYRAWNMGQGFLLVCDERAVPEVLAAARAHGHEAKVAGHVDDTRTIRVRSRGIERAELTFPLETTT; from the coding sequence ATGAGCCAGCGCCTGGGCGACCTCGATCGAAAGGACGTCGCCTCGGCAAAGGCGGCGGAGTGGGCCTCGAAGACCCATCGTTTCCGTGAGGGGAGAGAGGGAGCCTGCGACCCTGAGCTCCGCGCTCACTACGCGCAAGCGTCCCTCGTCGACGGCGCGCGGATCGCGACGACCACGGACGGCATCGGCACCAAGGTCGAGGTGGCCGAGCGCACGCGCGTCTACGACACCATCGCCTTCGATCTCGTGGCCATGGTCACCGACGACCTCGCGGCAGCGGGAGCGACCTCCCTCGTGCTCACGAACGTGCTCGACGTCGACCGGATCGATCCCGACGTCGTCGACGCGCTGATGCGGGGCCTCTACGCGGCGTGCGAACGTGCTCGCATCGCCGTGAGCGGGGGGGAAATCGCCGAGCTCGGGGGGCGTGTGTGCGGCTACGGCGACGGCATGCACTTCAACTGGTGCGCGACGGCGATCGGGCACTATCCGCCCGGCCGCTCGCCGCTGACGGGCGCGGCGCTATACCCTGGCGCAGCGATCGTCGCGCTCGCGAGCCCGGGGTTTCGCTCGAACGGGTTCTCGCTCCTGCGGCGCATCCTCGAGGGCGCGCACGGGCCATCGTGGCACGAGGTCGACGCGCTCGGCACGACGTGGGGGGCGCGGGCGCTCGAGCCCTCGGTCATCTACGCCCCGCTCGTCTCCGACCTGCTCGACGCGGGCGTGCAGCTCTTGGGCGCGGCGCACGTCACGGGCGGCGGAATCCCGAACAAACTCGGGAGGATACTTCGTCGAACGACCTACGGCGCGCGCCTCGACGACCTCTTCGACCCGCCCGAGTCCGCCGTCTTGGCGCAGCGTCTGGGGGCCGCGTCGGACGCCGAGGTCTACCGGGCGTGGAACATGGGCCAAGGCTTCTTGCTCGTGTGCGACGAGCGCGCGGTGCCCGAGGTGCTCGCGGCGGCGCGGGCCCACGGCCACGAGGCGAAGGTCGCGGGCCACGTCGACGACACTCGAACCATTCGCGTTCGGTCCCGAGGGATCGAGCGCGCGGAGCTGACCTTCCCGTTGGAGACCACGACATGA
- a CDS encoding phosphoribosylformylglycinamidine synthase, whose product MTHEPPKVVTIAPKKGATDPRSRDVRAAVEHHVGRAVGARSIRLLAMSRDIPDDVLLAFASRTVADPIVDEVTVARAVGASGEGTYVHLAKLPGTTDDEARSAEAMLALTLAEPVPTWTFFTEELVVLDEPLPDATLAELARDVLGNPNVHTLSWGKLPFSPRRPAETSLHAEARVESVALPADDAGLAELSTSRALGLSLAEMHAIRDHFASEEVRRDRAAHGLPTEPTDCELEIFAQTWSEHCKHKELAADVTVDDHELGELRTVRSIFKTCVVGPTREVLAKLDARGQSFVVTVFDDNAGIVRVDPETNLTLKVETHNSPSALDPYGGAITGILGCNRDAVGTGRGGGRLFFNTDVLCFGPPSYTEPLLPGQLHPARIFEGVHAGVRDGGNKSGVPTVNGALVFDDRFSGKPLVFCGSSALVPAFANGAPAHTKDVTPGCRIVTVGGRVGMDGIHGATFSSHELKSGQSRGVVQVGSPFTQKLVVDLLEEAAALGLVAGVNDSGAGGLSSSAGELARITGGAIIDTSRVPLKYPGLVPWQIFLSESQERMTLAIRPSDLDAFMALAARRGVEAADIGEFTSSGKLEVVHGRTNVARLDLTFLHDGVPKLSLEATVAPPRRTSSLPYEGDLGALLLRALAHPNVASREAVVRAYDHEVKGKTVLKPYMGKRGKAPQDAGCMLVRHGAHDGIAVSSGIVPRYGDLDAYAMAQSAFDEAVRALVSIGARLPQDASGPFEAFAGCDNFCVPDSVFHPERNPDGREKLGKLVRIAEGLADMVRAFEIPMISGKDSMKNDFRSGGRKISVPPTLLVTMVAKIRDVRRLVTSEWKAEGDVVYLLGETYDELGRSIVAELGGDLGGTAPRVRIPETLALYGQMARAHDAGLLASSHDLSDGGLAVALAESCIGSGLGAELHLPDTGLDAYAALFSESNARFVVSVRPSDADAVEALFGDRATRLGHVRGERLLVSAKSGTLVDLPVSSLADAYETRLS is encoded by the coding sequence ATGACGCACGAGCCCCCCAAGGTGGTGACCATCGCCCCGAAGAAGGGGGCCACCGACCCACGTTCCCGTGACGTACGAGCCGCCGTGGAGCACCACGTCGGGCGCGCGGTGGGGGCGAGGTCCATCCGGCTCCTGGCGATGTCACGCGACATCCCCGACGACGTCCTCTTGGCGTTCGCGAGCCGGACCGTGGCGGATCCGATCGTCGACGAGGTCACGGTGGCACGAGCCGTAGGTGCGTCGGGCGAGGGCACGTACGTTCACCTCGCGAAGCTCCCCGGGACCACCGACGACGAGGCTCGAAGCGCGGAGGCGATGCTCGCGCTCACCCTCGCGGAGCCCGTGCCCACCTGGACGTTCTTCACGGAGGAGCTCGTCGTACTGGACGAGCCGCTGCCGGACGCGACCCTGGCAGAGCTCGCTCGGGACGTCCTCGGGAACCCGAACGTGCACACGCTCTCGTGGGGAAAGCTCCCCTTTTCGCCTCGCCGGCCCGCCGAGACGAGCCTTCACGCGGAGGCGCGGGTCGAGAGCGTCGCGCTCCCGGCCGACGACGCGGGGCTCGCCGAGCTCTCGACGTCCCGCGCGCTCGGACTGTCCCTCGCGGAGATGCACGCCATTCGCGATCACTTCGCGAGCGAAGAGGTTCGCCGCGATCGCGCCGCGCACGGCCTCCCGACCGAGCCGACCGACTGCGAGCTCGAGATCTTCGCCCAGACGTGGTCGGAGCACTGCAAACACAAGGAGCTCGCGGCCGACGTCACGGTCGACGACCACGAGCTCGGCGAGCTGCGGACCGTCCGATCGATCTTCAAGACCTGCGTCGTCGGCCCGACGCGCGAGGTCCTCGCGAAGCTCGACGCTCGGGGCCAAAGCTTCGTGGTGACCGTGTTCGACGACAACGCGGGCATCGTTCGCGTCGACCCCGAGACGAACCTCACGCTCAAGGTCGAGACGCACAACTCGCCCTCCGCCCTCGATCCGTACGGGGGAGCGATCACCGGGATCCTCGGGTGCAATCGCGACGCTGTCGGCACCGGGCGCGGCGGCGGGCGCCTCTTCTTCAACACGGACGTCCTCTGCTTCGGCCCCCCGAGCTATACGGAGCCCCTGCTCCCCGGGCAATTGCATCCTGCACGCATCTTCGAGGGCGTCCACGCCGGCGTGCGAGACGGGGGGAACAAGTCGGGCGTGCCCACGGTCAACGGCGCGCTCGTCTTCGACGATCGCTTCTCGGGGAAGCCGCTCGTCTTCTGCGGCTCTTCGGCGCTCGTGCCCGCGTTCGCGAACGGCGCGCCGGCCCACACGAAAGACGTAACCCCGGGGTGTCGCATCGTCACCGTGGGAGGGCGCGTCGGCATGGACGGCATCCATGGAGCGACGTTCTCGTCCCACGAGCTCAAGTCGGGGCAGAGCCGCGGGGTGGTCCAAGTCGGGAGCCCGTTCACGCAGAAGCTCGTGGTCGACCTCCTCGAAGAGGCGGCGGCGCTCGGGCTCGTGGCCGGCGTGAACGACAGCGGCGCGGGCGGCCTCTCGTCGTCGGCCGGGGAGCTCGCACGCATCACGGGAGGCGCCATCATCGACACGAGCCGGGTGCCGCTCAAGTATCCGGGCCTCGTACCGTGGCAAATCTTCCTCTCGGAGTCCCAAGAACGAATGACGCTCGCCATTCGCCCCTCGGACCTCGACGCCTTCATGGCGCTCGCGGCGCGGCGCGGGGTGGAGGCGGCGGACATCGGAGAGTTCACGAGCTCCGGCAAGCTCGAGGTCGTCCACGGCCGAACGAACGTGGCGCGGCTCGACCTCACGTTCTTGCACGACGGCGTGCCGAAGCTCTCCCTCGAGGCCACGGTCGCCCCACCTCGACGCACATCGTCCCTTCCCTACGAAGGAGATCTCGGGGCGCTCCTCTTGCGCGCGCTCGCCCACCCGAACGTCGCGAGCCGCGAGGCCGTCGTGCGTGCCTACGATCACGAGGTCAAGGGCAAGACCGTACTCAAGCCCTACATGGGGAAGCGAGGCAAGGCGCCGCAGGACGCGGGGTGCATGCTCGTCCGCCACGGCGCACACGATGGGATCGCCGTCTCGAGCGGCATCGTCCCGCGGTACGGAGACCTCGACGCCTACGCGATGGCGCAGAGCGCGTTCGACGAGGCCGTTCGTGCCCTCGTCTCGATCGGGGCGCGCCTCCCACAGGACGCCTCCGGCCCCTTCGAGGCCTTCGCCGGGTGCGACAACTTCTGCGTGCCGGACTCGGTGTTCCACCCCGAGAGGAACCCGGACGGTCGAGAGAAGCTAGGCAAGCTCGTGCGGATCGCCGAGGGGCTCGCCGACATGGTGCGCGCCTTCGAGATCCCGATGATCTCCGGCAAAGACAGCATGAAGAACGACTTCCGCTCGGGCGGGCGGAAGATCTCCGTCCCACCGACGCTGCTCGTCACCATGGTCGCGAAGATCCGCGACGTGAGGCGGCTCGTGACGTCCGAGTGGAAAGCCGAGGGCGACGTCGTCTACCTGCTCGGCGAGACCTACGACGAGCTCGGTCGGTCGATCGTCGCCGAGCTCGGCGGTGACCTCGGTGGAACGGCGCCACGCGTCCGCATCCCCGAGACCCTCGCGCTCTACGGGCAGATGGCGCGCGCCCACGACGCGGGGCTCCTCGCCTCGTCGCACGATCTCTCCGACGGAGGCCTGGCCGTCGCGCTCGCCGAGTCGTGCATCGGCTCGGGCCTCGGCGCCGAGCTGCATCTCCCGGACACGGGCCTCGACGCGTACGCCGCGCTGTTCTCGGAGTCGAACGCGAGATTCGTGGTCTCGGTGCGCCCGAGCGACGCCGATGCCGTCGAGGCCCTCTTCGGAGATCGCGCCACCCGCCTCGGCCATGTCCGGGGGGAGCGCCTCCTCGTCTCTGCGAAGAGCGGAACGCTCGTCGACCTCCCCGTCTCGTCCCTCGCGGACGCCTACGAAACGAGGCTCTCGTGA
- a CDS encoding phosphoribosylformylglycinamidine synthase subunit PurQ — MIAYVVTGYGLNCEEETAHAYRAVGMEARIVHAQDLFAGDVSLTGASVVHLSGGFSFGDDLGSGKVFANRVRLERRPSGSTLLDELAAFVTDGGFLVGICNGFQILVKSGILPNVGQAHDLEVTLTHNDSGHFEDRWVRCRGLASPSPAFADGDLLDLPVRHAEGKLVTRDARVREAILEKRLVALAYVDAELRPAHAYPENPNGSELACAGLTDPTGRVLGMMPHPEAFLLPHLHPGWAERARAGALPERGDGLSIFENIARAADPQRRKKETSLS; from the coding sequence GTGATCGCCTACGTCGTCACCGGCTACGGTCTCAACTGCGAAGAGGAGACCGCGCACGCCTACCGAGCGGTAGGCATGGAGGCCCGGATCGTCCATGCTCAAGACCTCTTCGCGGGCGACGTCTCGCTCACGGGAGCCTCGGTCGTCCACCTCTCGGGAGGGTTCTCGTTCGGCGACGATCTCGGCTCGGGCAAGGTCTTCGCGAACCGCGTGCGCCTCGAGAGGCGACCTTCGGGGAGCACGCTCCTCGACGAGCTCGCGGCGTTCGTGACCGACGGAGGGTTCCTCGTCGGGATCTGCAACGGCTTCCAAATACTCGTAAAGTCAGGGATTTTGCCTAACGTCGGGCAGGCCCACGACCTCGAGGTGACCCTCACCCACAACGACTCGGGTCACTTCGAAGATCGCTGGGTTCGCTGCCGCGGGCTCGCCTCGCCCTCACCGGCCTTCGCGGACGGAGACCTCCTTGACCTCCCGGTGCGCCACGCCGAAGGGAAGCTCGTCACGCGGGACGCGAGGGTGCGCGAAGCGATCCTGGAGAAGCGCCTCGTCGCGCTCGCCTACGTGGACGCCGAGCTCCGGCCCGCCCACGCCTATCCCGAGAACCCCAACGGCTCCGAGCTCGCGTGCGCCGGGCTCACCGACCCGACGGGCCGCGTGCTCGGCATGATGCCGCACCCGGAGGCGTTCCTCCTGCCTCACCTCCACCCCGGCTGGGCCGAGAGGGCCCGGGCGGGCGCTCTCCCCGAACGAGGGGACGGGCTTTCGATCTTCGAGAACATCGCGCGAGCGGCCGATCCGCAGCGCCGCAAGAAGGAGACCTCGCTGTCATGA
- the purB gene encoding adenylosuccinate lyase, which yields MNDLRAMAISPLDGRYGARLERLASYFSEHALMKARLRVEVEHAIALSDTGLFGALDEGETARLRDAHATFDAAAYAELKGIEAEVRHDVKACELYLKRKAALRKPNRIHFGLTSEDVNNLAYGTLFDAFLAEVELPLLRDVAMALVPLVRTHADTPFPAATHGQPASPTTAGKELAVFLGRLLRSYDALSRVRIYGKLNGATGNRSAVVAAHPTYDWEAYEKRLVERLGLVPNVATTQVEDHDAWARWLSEVRVANNVVLDLCTDMWLYVSRGLFVQKAKAGEVGSSTMPHKVNPIHFENAEGNLQLSNAQLAFLADKLQKSRMQRDLSDSTVSRNVGAALAHHVLAYEEVQVGLSRVALSEEACRKALEATPELLAEPIQTILRLHVDDDPYKRLLELTRGRAIGPAEMKAFVDGLDVEHGVKEQLRALEVTSYLGDAGKIARKVLAMAEEAFGS from the coding sequence ATGAACGACCTTCGTGCCATGGCCATCTCCCCGCTCGACGGGCGCTACGGCGCGCGGCTCGAGCGCCTCGCGAGCTACTTCTCGGAGCACGCGCTCATGAAGGCGCGGCTCCGCGTCGAGGTCGAGCACGCCATCGCCCTGTCCGACACGGGCCTCTTCGGCGCGCTCGACGAGGGGGAGACCGCGCGCCTCCGCGACGCGCACGCCACCTTCGACGCCGCAGCCTACGCGGAGCTCAAGGGCATCGAGGCCGAGGTTCGCCACGACGTGAAGGCGTGCGAGCTCTACTTGAAGCGAAAGGCGGCGCTCCGAAAGCCGAACCGCATCCACTTCGGCCTCACGTCGGAGGACGTGAACAACCTCGCCTACGGGACGCTGTTCGACGCCTTCCTCGCCGAGGTCGAGCTCCCCCTCCTCCGCGACGTGGCGATGGCGCTCGTCCCCCTCGTGCGCACGCACGCGGACACCCCCTTCCCCGCCGCAACGCACGGGCAGCCGGCCTCGCCCACGACCGCCGGGAAGGAGCTCGCCGTCTTCCTGGGGCGCTTGCTTCGGTCGTACGACGCGCTCTCCCGCGTTCGCATCTACGGAAAGCTCAATGGGGCGACCGGGAACCGCTCGGCGGTCGTGGCCGCTCACCCGACGTACGACTGGGAGGCGTACGAGAAGCGGCTCGTGGAGCGCCTGGGGCTCGTCCCCAACGTGGCCACGACCCAGGTCGAGGATCACGACGCGTGGGCCCGCTGGCTCTCCGAGGTGCGCGTCGCGAACAACGTGGTGCTCGACCTCTGCACCGACATGTGGCTCTACGTCTCACGTGGGCTCTTCGTGCAGAAGGCGAAGGCCGGCGAGGTGGGATCGTCGACGATGCCCCACAAGGTGAACCCCATCCACTTCGAGAACGCCGAGGGGAACCTTCAGCTCTCGAACGCCCAGCTCGCGTTCCTCGCCGACAAGCTCCAGAAGTCGCGCATGCAGCGCGATCTGTCCGACAGCACCGTGAGCCGAAATGTCGGGGCGGCGCTCGCGCACCACGTGCTCGCGTACGAGGAGGTGCAGGTCGGGCTCTCCCGCGTCGCCCTGTCGGAGGAGGCGTGCCGAAAGGCGCTCGAGGCCACGCCCGAGCTCCTCGCCGAGCCGATCCAGACGATCCTGCGGCTCCACGTCGACGACGACCCGTACAAGCGGCTCCTCGAGCTCACCCGTGGGCGCGCGATCGGGCCCGCCGAGATGAAGGCCTTCGTCGACGGCCTCGACGTCGAGCACGGAGTGAAGGAGCAGCTCCGCGCGCTCGAGGTCACGTCGTACCTCGGTGACGCGGGGAAAATCGCCCGAAAGGTGCTCGCGATGGCGGAGGAGGCCTTCGGCTCATGA
- the purD gene encoding phosphoribosylamine--glycine ligase, producing the protein MKVAVLGKGGREHALQARLAADIGEASVLVVPGNPGIPGSTGEVERDALVGFLRERGVELAVIGPEALLSEGVADLLREAGIPVVGPGREAARLESEKTYAKAFFERHGVPTARAVVLASEEDDSRLDAFPEGAVVKLDGLAEGKGVIVCGDPRETRDAVAELRERYGKDKKLLVEERLEGPELTVMLLVSDGCAKVLPDSRDHKRLSDGDLGPNTGGMGAFSPVLPKDDPLHAEIAETIVDPIVRGLVADGIAYRGFLYVGLMLTPRGPKVLELNARFGDPEAEVVLPLVGGSFVALCRACAEGSLERETLTVHDAHTLAVVLARQGYPRAPEGAPVAVSASLEARPTSHVCVANARREGDTLSLPSGRALVVVGRGASPDEARRAAYARVAEHGAPGLVYRRDIGGRP; encoded by the coding sequence ATGAAGGTCGCCGTGCTCGGAAAAGGGGGGCGCGAGCATGCGCTCCAGGCGAGGCTCGCGGCCGACATCGGCGAAGCGTCGGTCCTCGTCGTGCCCGGAAACCCAGGCATCCCCGGGTCGACGGGAGAGGTCGAGAGAGACGCGCTCGTGGGGTTCCTGCGCGAGCGTGGCGTGGAGCTCGCGGTCATCGGTCCGGAGGCGCTCCTCTCCGAAGGGGTCGCCGACCTCCTGCGCGAGGCCGGGATCCCGGTCGTGGGGCCGGGTCGAGAGGCCGCGCGCCTCGAGAGCGAGAAGACCTACGCCAAGGCCTTCTTCGAGCGGCACGGGGTGCCCACGGCGCGCGCCGTGGTGCTCGCGAGCGAAGAGGACGATTCCCGCCTCGACGCCTTTCCGGAGGGCGCCGTCGTGAAGCTCGATGGCCTCGCCGAGGGCAAGGGGGTCATCGTCTGCGGCGACCCACGCGAGACGCGCGACGCCGTCGCCGAGCTGCGGGAGCGCTACGGCAAAGACAAGAAGCTCCTCGTCGAGGAGCGCCTCGAAGGCCCCGAGCTCACGGTGATGCTGCTCGTGTCGGACGGGTGCGCCAAGGTGCTCCCGGACTCGCGGGATCACAAGCGCCTCTCGGACGGAGACCTCGGTCCCAACACGGGGGGAATGGGCGCGTTCTCCCCGGTCCTCCCCAAGGACGACCCGCTCCACGCCGAGATCGCCGAGACGATCGTGGACCCCATCGTGCGCGGCCTCGTCGCCGACGGCATCGCGTACCGCGGATTTCTCTACGTGGGCCTCATGCTCACGCCGCGGGGGCCGAAGGTCCTCGAGCTGAACGCGCGCTTCGGCGATCCCGAGGCCGAGGTGGTGCTCCCGCTCGTCGGTGGGAGCTTCGTCGCGCTCTGCAGGGCGTGCGCCGAGGGGTCGCTCGAACGCGAGACGCTCACCGTTCACGACGCGCACACGCTGGCCGTGGTGCTCGCGAGGCAAGGATATCCGCGCGCGCCGGAGGGGGCGCCGGTGGCCGTCTCGGCGAGCCTCGAGGCCCGTCCCACGTCGCACGTGTGCGTCGCCAACGCGCGGCGCGAGGGAGACACGCTGTCTCTCCCGTCGGGGCGCGCGCTCGTCGTCGTCGGCCGGGGAGCGAGCCCCGACGAGGCACGACGCGCGGCGTACGCGCGGGTCGCCGAGCACGGAGCTCCAGGCCTCGTGTACCGGCGAGACATCGGGGGTCGACCGTGA
- the purN gene encoding phosphoribosylglycinamide formyltransferase → MKRIAVLASGRGSNLRAIHAATRSGALEGVAEIVVVGSDKPSAQALVFAGENGIPTIALAREGRSREAWDEELLRRLEPHAPDVVVLAGFMRVLSGTFVAAYRGRIVNIHPADTRAHQGLGGYAFAFERHLDETTITVHLVDEGLDTGAILAQRAVDLRGVTSLHDVEERGLAVEHALYPEALRAFLNGLSTRS, encoded by the coding sequence GTGAAACGCATCGCCGTGCTCGCTTCGGGGCGAGGGTCGAACCTCCGCGCCATTCACGCCGCGACGAGGTCCGGCGCGCTCGAGGGTGTCGCCGAGATCGTCGTCGTCGGGAGCGACAAACCTTCGGCGCAGGCGCTCGTCTTCGCGGGAGAGAACGGGATCCCGACCATCGCGCTCGCTCGCGAGGGCCGCTCACGCGAGGCCTGGGACGAGGAGCTCCTCCGCCGCCTCGAGCCGCACGCCCCGGACGTGGTGGTGCTCGCGGGGTTCATGCGGGTCTTGTCGGGCACGTTCGTGGCTGCCTACCGCGGGCGCATCGTCAACATCCACCCCGCCGACACACGCGCGCACCAGGGGCTCGGAGGTTACGCGTTCGCGTTCGAGCGCCACCTCGACGAGACGACGATCACCGTGCACCTCGTCGACGAGGGCCTCGACACCGGCGCCATCCTCGCCCAACGCGCCGTCGATCTTCGCGGGGTGACCTCCCTGCACGACGTCGAAGAGCGTGGCCTCGCCGTCGAGCACGCGCTCTATCCCGAGGCGCTCCGCGCTTTTCTTAACGGCCTGAGCACGCGGTCATGA
- the purF gene encoding amidophosphoribosyltransferase, protein MCGIVGIFGKSGVAESLVYALTAVQHRGQDAAGVVTFDRKFHLHKGRGLVAEVFRDARDIEGLRGSMGLGHTRYATQGSTELLDAQPFTMAYPFGLAMVHNGNVTNFEALRKELQRDRHRVIETTNDLELLLYTLAQELEVVGYKDLTPEGVFTAVRALRSKVDGAYSTITILAQKGMLAFRDVHGIRPLLYGRRVTPEGVEHAFASESTVFDYLGFERVRDLEPGETLYVDAEGTVHTSVDTKGRGAFCSFEHIYFAREDSVFDGHLVAGERVRMGRLLAKAVRDAGLHPDVVIDVPSSAYFAASAMSEELGVPYRRGLTKNSHVGRSFIVPSQIDRERLVRQKLNPIGDVLVGKKVAIVDDSIVRGTTSKHIVKVIRESGAKEVYMVSAAPPLKHPCVYGIDIARRAELIAATHDLDAVRAAIGADAVVYPDISEFRKLFAGRPHCFACFDGDYPTAVSEEERRSIEREKVASRR, encoded by the coding sequence ATGTGCGGAATTGTCGGCATTTTCGGTAAATCGGGCGTCGCCGAGAGCCTCGTCTACGCGCTCACCGCCGTGCAGCATCGTGGCCAGGACGCCGCCGGCGTCGTCACGTTCGACCGAAAGTTCCACCTCCACAAGGGGCGTGGTCTCGTCGCCGAAGTGTTCCGCGATGCCCGTGACATCGAAGGGCTCCGCGGCTCGATGGGGCTCGGTCACACACGCTACGCCACCCAAGGCAGCACCGAGCTGCTCGACGCCCAACCCTTCACCATGGCCTACCCCTTCGGGCTCGCCATGGTGCACAACGGGAACGTCACGAACTTCGAGGCGCTCCGCAAGGAGCTCCAGCGCGATCGTCATCGTGTCATCGAGACCACGAACGACCTCGAGCTGCTCCTCTATACCCTCGCGCAGGAGCTCGAGGTCGTCGGCTACAAAGACCTCACGCCCGAAGGTGTATTCACCGCCGTACGGGCGCTCCGGAGCAAGGTCGACGGGGCCTACTCGACCATCACGATCCTCGCGCAAAAGGGCATGCTGGCGTTCCGGGACGTCCACGGCATCCGTCCGCTCCTGTACGGTCGCCGTGTCACCCCCGAGGGCGTCGAGCATGCGTTCGCGTCCGAGTCGACCGTGTTCGACTACCTCGGCTTCGAGAGGGTGCGCGACCTCGAGCCCGGCGAGACCCTCTACGTCGACGCCGAGGGCACGGTGCACACGAGCGTCGATACGAAGGGGCGCGGCGCCTTCTGCAGCTTCGAGCACATCTACTTCGCCCGTGAGGACTCGGTCTTCGACGGGCACCTCGTCGCGGGAGAGCGCGTGCGCATGGGGCGCCTCCTCGCCAAGGCCGTACGGGACGCCGGGCTCCACCCCGATGTCGTCATCGACGTGCCCTCGTCGGCCTACTTCGCGGCCTCCGCCATGTCCGAGGAGCTGGGCGTGCCCTACCGCCGCGGCCTCACGAAGAACAGCCACGTGGGCCGGAGCTTCATCGTCCCTTCGCAGATCGACAGGGAGCGTCTGGTTCGCCAAAAGCTCAATCCTATCGGGGACGTACTCGTGGGAAAGAAGGTCGCCATCGTGGACGACTCCATCGTCCGCGGCACCACCTCGAAGCACATCGTGAAGGTGATCCGGGAGAGCGGCGCCAAAGAGGTCTACATGGTCTCGGCCGCGCCCCCGTTGAAGCACCCCTGCGTGTACGGCATCGACATCGCACGCCGGGCAGAGCTCATCGCGGCGACACACGACCTCGACGCGGTGCGGGCGGCGATCGGCGCCGACGCGGTCGTCTATCCGGACATCAGCGAGTTCCGGAAGCTCTTCGCCGGGCGCCCGCACTGCTTCGCCTGCTTCGACGGCGACTACCCGACGGCCGTGAGCGAAGAGGAGCGTCGCTCGATCGAGCGGGAGAAGGTGGCGTCACGACGGTAA